One Simkaniaceae bacterium genomic region harbors:
- the rpsB gene encoding 30S ribosomal protein S2 yields the protein MEQTKQQVTVKDLLESGAHFGHQRHRWNPKMKCYIFKELNGIYIIDLSKTIQQLRDAMRLVEEYVADHKSILFVGTKKQAKEVVRECAEECGEFYVCERWLGGMLTNLTTIRKSVKKLEKIEKDITKGGEGLTKKELSKLSKTHQKLDKGLSGIRTLKKMPGLLVVVDPGREHIAVAEAKKLGIPVMALVDTNCDPDPIDHVIACNDDALKSIKLILSSLTRAIIQKKNEMNIPVAKEDSFASAVARGETSAEFREKAEEESEEAAPRKAHAPRAKYAAPTKSKQQSQETES from the coding sequence TTGGAACAAACTAAACAACAAGTTACAGTAAAGGACCTTCTTGAGTCAGGAGCTCATTTTGGCCATCAACGCCATCGCTGGAATCCCAAAATGAAATGCTATATTTTCAAAGAGCTCAATGGGATTTACATTATTGATTTGTCAAAAACGATCCAACAGCTTCGCGATGCGATGCGCCTCGTAGAAGAATATGTTGCGGACCATAAGAGCATTCTCTTTGTCGGAACAAAAAAACAAGCAAAAGAAGTGGTTCGTGAGTGTGCAGAAGAGTGTGGTGAATTTTATGTCTGTGAGAGATGGCTCGGCGGTATGTTAACGAACCTGACAACGATCCGCAAATCGGTCAAGAAACTGGAAAAAATTGAAAAAGACATCACTAAAGGTGGTGAGGGGTTAACAAAGAAAGAGCTTTCGAAATTATCTAAGACACACCAAAAGCTTGATAAAGGTTTATCCGGGATTCGCACTTTGAAAAAAATGCCCGGGCTTCTTGTCGTTGTTGATCCGGGTAGAGAGCATATTGCTGTCGCCGAAGCGAAAAAACTGGGAATCCCCGTCATGGCCTTAGTCGATACGAACTGCGATCCGGATCCAATTGATCATGTCATTGCATGTAACGATGATGCGTTAAAGAGTATCAAGTTGATTCTTTCGTCTTTAACACGCGCCATCATTCAAAAGAAAAATGAGATGAATATCCCCGTAGCCAAAGAGGACTCTTTTGCAAGTGCTGTAGCTAGGGGTGAAACTAGTGCTGAGTTCAGAGAAAAAGCGGAAGAAGAGTCAGAAGAAGCTGCACCGAGAAAGGCACATGCTCCCCGAGCTAAATATGCAGCCCCAACTAAATCAAAACAACAGTCGCAAGAAACGGAGAGTTAA
- the tsf gene encoding translation elongation factor Ts gives MSNVTASMVKELRDRTGVGMGKCKEALDKANGDIEEAINILRKAGMASAVKKESRETNEGMVNFVEDDHSIAIVEINAETDFVVQNERFQEFAKMVAEELLKHQSTDLDQFLTCQTSSGMTVDECRAEQIQSLGENLRIRRIELIKKPANHSFGVYSHMGGKILSLVEIAGSDQEQELARGIAMHVAAEFPEYLSPEEVPADIKAREDDIARNQVQNKPANIQDKIVEGKLNAFFDQVCLIRQKYVRDPSMTIEQVIAAKGKQEGKALTLHRFLRWQIGA, from the coding sequence ATGTCTAATGTGACCGCTTCAATGGTTAAAGAACTTCGCGATCGTACCGGTGTTGGCATGGGGAAATGTAAAGAAGCCCTAGACAAAGCCAATGGTGATATCGAGGAAGCTATTAATATTCTAAGAAAAGCCGGAATGGCTTCAGCCGTCAAAAAAGAGTCTCGCGAGACAAATGAGGGAATGGTTAATTTTGTCGAAGACGATCATTCGATTGCCATTGTTGAAATTAATGCAGAGACGGATTTTGTTGTTCAAAATGAGCGTTTCCAAGAATTTGCTAAAATGGTTGCTGAAGAGTTGCTTAAGCACCAATCAACAGATCTCGATCAGTTTTTAACATGCCAAACAAGCAGTGGAATGACAGTTGACGAGTGCCGTGCCGAGCAAATTCAAAGTCTCGGAGAAAATCTCCGTATTCGTAGAATTGAACTGATTAAAAAACCGGCGAATCATTCTTTTGGTGTTTACTCACATATGGGTGGAAAAATTCTATCTCTTGTGGAAATTGCCGGATCAGATCAAGAACAAGAACTCGCTCGCGGTATTGCAATGCACGTTGCTGCTGAATTTCCCGAGTATCTCTCTCCTGAAGAGGTGCCTGCCGATATTAAAGCGCGTGAAGACGATATCGCTCGTAATCAAGTTCAAAATAAGCCTGCAAATATCCAAGATAAAATCGTTGAAGGTAAACTCAACGCATTCTTCGATCAGGTGTGCTTAATCCGTCAAAAATACGTGCGCGATCCTTCAATGACAATAGAACAAGTCATTGCAGCTAAAGGAAAACAAGAGGGTAAGGCTCTGACTTTACATCGTTTCCTCCGCTGGCAAATCGGCGCATAA
- the frr gene encoding ribosome recycling factor produces MDVKKETKKMMEEVFQHFLKEMKHLRTGRANPGMLDEVQVEVYGTHMSIKSLGNVTVSEGRQLMISPFDPQTAGAIAKSIEKANLNLQAIVDGHTVRVPVPPLSEDVRKDIVKLGKKKAEEAKISIREVRRKANDMVKKKKSDGDFTEDQVKKMEKEVQTLTDDFCKQIDEKFAEREKEILSV; encoded by the coding sequence ATGGATGTAAAAAAAGAAACAAAGAAAATGATGGAAGAGGTTTTCCAACATTTTTTAAAAGAGATGAAACATTTAAGAACAGGCCGAGCCAATCCGGGTATGCTCGATGAAGTTCAAGTTGAAGTCTATGGGACACACATGAGCATCAAAAGTCTTGGGAATGTCACTGTGTCCGAAGGGCGTCAATTAATGATTTCACCCTTTGATCCTCAAACGGCAGGAGCGATTGCTAAATCCATTGAGAAGGCGAATTTAAATCTCCAAGCGATTGTCGATGGACATACCGTGCGCGTTCCCGTTCCACCGCTTTCTGAAGATGTGAGAAAAGATATCGTGAAGTTGGGTAAGAAAAAAGCGGAAGAAGCCAAAATTTCCATCCGCGAAGTGCGTAGAAAAGCCAACGATATGGTCAAAAAGAAAAAAAGCGACGGTGATTTTACGGAAGACCAAGTCAAAAAAATGGAAAAGGAAGTTCAAACTTTAACGGATGACTTTTGTAAGCAAATTGATGAGAAATTTGCCGAAAGAGAAAAAGAAATCCTCTCTGTTTAA
- the pyrH gene encoding UMP kinase has product MPQLAYDRVLLKLSGEALADHKSPTGVDHTACQHIADAIIAMKKTGVEIGVVVGGGNIFRGNQAPQFGLSKTPADHIGMLATAINGIILSQMIQKLGFKSHVMSAIPLNHIAEPFEWAKAKALLSDQTILFFVGGTGNPYFSTDTAAALRAIEMDCSILIKATKVDGVYDKDPKQYADAQIFSKLTYNDVLNQRLNVMDATAIALCRENQIPIQVVNLFSKEALLKVLYQEPIGTIVTEGE; this is encoded by the coding sequence ATGCCACAATTAGCATATGATAGGGTCCTTCTCAAGTTATCCGGTGAGGCTCTTGCAGATCACAAGAGCCCCACAGGAGTTGACCATACTGCATGTCAACACATTGCCGATGCAATCATTGCAATGAAAAAGACCGGTGTTGAAATCGGTGTTGTTGTGGGTGGTGGTAATATCTTTCGTGGAAATCAAGCTCCACAATTTGGTCTTTCTAAAACACCTGCCGATCATATTGGAATGCTGGCAACAGCGATCAATGGCATCATTCTTTCGCAAATGATTCAAAAACTCGGGTTTAAAAGTCATGTGATGAGCGCTATCCCGCTCAATCACATTGCAGAGCCCTTTGAATGGGCAAAAGCCAAAGCGCTTTTATCGGATCAGACGATTTTATTTTTTGTCGGCGGTACGGGGAATCCCTACTTTTCAACCGATACGGCTGCAGCCCTTCGAGCGATTGAAATGGACTGCTCGATTTTAATTAAGGCGACAAAAGTAGATGGTGTTTATGATAAAGATCCTAAACAATATGCTGACGCTCAAATTTTTTCCAAATTGACCTATAACGATGTCTTAAATCAAAGACTCAATGTGATGGATGCAACGGCGATCGCCTTGTGCCGCGAAAACCAAATTCCGATTCAAGTTGTCAATTTATTTTCAAAAGAAGCGTTATTAAAGGTGTTATATCAAGAACCCATTGGAACCATTGTAACTGAAGGTGAATAA